A portion of the Carcharodon carcharias isolate sCarCar2 chromosome 18, sCarCar2.pri, whole genome shotgun sequence genome contains these proteins:
- the LOC121290913 gene encoding superoxide dismutase [Cu-Zn]-like isoform X2 — MANAICVLNGHFSVFGVVLFKMDITGCVIVKGEFTGLPPGKHGLHIHSFGDLTNGWISAGPHYNPDNEIHGAPEENKRHAGDLGNVEVDEDGLAKLDMKIHQNEDDLGKGDNEESLTTGNTGEGLAWGVIGICQSDILDETLEEKSN; from the exons ATGGCCAATGCTATTTGTGTCCTTAATGGCCACTTCAGTGTCTTTGGTGTTGTTCTCTTCAAGATGGAC ATAACTGGATGTGTGATTGTAAAAGGGGAATTTACTGGACTGCCTCCTGGAAAGCATGGCCTTCACATTCACAGTTTTGGTGACCTAACCAATG GTTGGATCAGTGCAGGACCTCATTACAATCCAGACAATGAAATACATGGTGCACCAGAAGAGAACAAGAG ACATGCAGGTGACCTGGGCAATGTGGAGGTCgatgaagatggtttggccaagCTGGATATGAAG attcaccagaatgaagaTGACCTTGGAAAAGGTGATAATGAAGAGAGCTTGACAACAGGAAATACTGGAGAGGGTTTAGCTTGGGGAGTGATAGGAATTTGTCAGAGCGACATTTTAGATGAAACCTTAGAAGAAAAATCTAACTAA
- the LOC121290913 gene encoding superoxide dismutase [Cu-Zn]-like isoform X1 gives MANAICVLNGHFSVFGVVLFKMDITGCVIVKGEFTGLPPGKHGLHIHSFGDLTNGWISAGPHYNPDNEIHGAPEENKRHAGDLGNVEVDEDGLAKLDMKVQHFHLTGVHSVIGRSLVIHQNEDDLGKGDNEESLTTGNTGEGLAWGVIGICQSDILDETLEEKSN, from the exons ATGGCCAATGCTATTTGTGTCCTTAATGGCCACTTCAGTGTCTTTGGTGTTGTTCTCTTCAAGATGGAC ATAACTGGATGTGTGATTGTAAAAGGGGAATTTACTGGACTGCCTCCTGGAAAGCATGGCCTTCACATTCACAGTTTTGGTGACCTAACCAATG GTTGGATCAGTGCAGGACCTCATTACAATCCAGACAATGAAATACATGGTGCACCAGAAGAGAACAAGAG ACATGCAGGTGACCTGGGCAATGTGGAGGTCgatgaagatggtttggccaagCTGGATATGAAGGTGCAGCATTTCCATTTGACTGGAGTTCATTCTGTTATTGGACGGTCTCTGGTG attcaccagaatgaagaTGACCTTGGAAAAGGTGATAATGAAGAGAGCTTGACAACAGGAAATACTGGAGAGGGTTTAGCTTGGGGAGTGATAGGAATTTGTCAGAGCGACATTTTAGATGAAACCTTAGAAGAAAAATCTAACTAA